atggactcagttggcaaaaagtaaaagatttaggactccattttcaaatttaaaatgtttaggattaaattaataaagttgtaatagttttaagactttgtggacaattttccccGTTTCCATGTCAACAATTGAACAAATGTCAATGAAAAATagatttgtcaaaggtatacccgACTTGAGATTTTCTATGATGCAGAAATTAGTTCGAGATAAATGTGGTACATATGTATGAATTTAGGACCTTGGAAGTAATAATTGTTGGGGTATGATTCATATTCCCTATTGACAAGAAGGCATAGGATTCAACTTTCACTTTCTATCTCGTTGTGCTCTCTGCCGAATCCTAACATTAATCCTATATATAGGGTTTAACCCAAGCAAAACAAATCGACGCAGGAAATGTAATACGAACAAAAACGGGCAGAGAAATTAATAACAAGACATGAATTTGGCCCCTTTTAATCTCCATATTTCCCGATCCACGTTATGTACTATAGGTATTTAAAACTCGAATCATGTCGACATGGTACCAACACTCCCCGGCTTACCTTGAATTCATCCTTACCTTTTGTCACTGTCCTAGTTTCTACGTCACTTTCCATGAATGCTTTCAGGTTCGCGCAAACAACAGAGACATCCATTGAACTCGAAACTCTTATAAATGCTCAAAAGATTACCCCACTTCTTCCAGTAATCGCAACAATGCCGCTATCCCGTCCATTCAACCTCCAAAGAATCCATTCGAATCCTCAAAACTCTTATAAATTGCCGAGCGATGACCTCACGTTTTCTCCACTAATCACCACAATAATCCATTGGAATCCGACTCTTAAAAGTTGTTCAGCAATGACCTCACTCTTTCTCCAAGAACGTCAACGATGCTCCTATATATCAATACCTCCATGAACCTAGTAGTCTCGGAAGCCTAAGGATAAAAAAACATCTAACACAACTTGTTTTGCCGAAGGTAAAAATTAGGCACCCCATTGTGAGCACAAATTTCTTGTTCAATCTCAAGTCATGAGGCTTTTGTGCCTGCTCATATTGATCCCGGTTGTCCTCGGCGATTGCGCATGCGAGACCGATAGTGAGGACCGCAACAAGGGCCAGGCCCTCAAGTACAAGCTAGCTGCAATAGCCTCGATCCTCGTGGCAGGCGCGATCGGGGTGTGCCTCCCGATCCTCGGGAAGACGGTCCCGGCTTTGCACCCcgagagaaatatttttttcatcatcaagGCCTTTGCGGCCGGGGTGATACTGTCCACCGGATTCATACACGTCCTTCCGGATGCCTTCGAGAGCTTGACCTCACCATGCCTGGGCAAGACCCCGTGGGGGGAATTCCCATTCGCAGGGTTCGTGGCGATGATCGCCGCCCTCGGGACATTGATAGTGGACTCTCTCGCGACTTCTTATTACAAGAAGTCTCACATCGACAAGGCCATGTTGGACAACTATGtcgaagatgaagagaaggccAGAGAAAACCATGGTCACGTACACGTGCACGCACATGCCTCTAATGGCCATTCTCACGGGCCGAAGT
The sequence above is drawn from the Eucalyptus grandis isolate ANBG69807.140 chromosome 11, ASM1654582v1, whole genome shotgun sequence genome and encodes:
- the LOC104425174 gene encoding zinc transporter 1 — translated: MRLLCLLILIPVVLGDCACETDSEDRNKGQALKYKLAAIASILVAGAIGVCLPILGKTVPALHPERNIFFIIKAFAAGVILSTGFIHVLPDAFESLTSPCLGKTPWGEFPFAGFVAMIAALGTLIVDSLATSYYKKSHIDKAMLDNYVEDEEKARENHGHVHVHAHASNGHSHGPKLTDSDVNSSDLLRHRVVSQVLELGIVVRSVIIGISLGASESPKTIRPLVAALTFHQFFEGMGLGGCITLAKFETRASAIMAMFFSLTTPVGVAIGLGLTSVYDENSPKALVVEGIFNAASAGILIYMALVDFLAADFMSPKLQNNGRLLFGTYVALLLGAGCMSLLARWA